CCCCGGAATGTATTCTTCCTACAGGTGGTGCTTTCCCCGTATTCACGTATAATTCCGGCAATCAAAGTGCTGCCATTGCTTATCAGGGCAATTACCGCACCTTCGTCATGGGATTTCCTTTTGAAAGTATCGAGAAGGAAATGGATCGTAATGCTATCATGGCCTCTATCCTGCAATTCCTCACCACAGATTCACGCAAATAAAAATAAAAAAAGGAAGAATAATCAATGAAAGTATGCATAATCTGTGGTGAAAAACTTATCTTTGCTCTCAGAGTATAAACCTTTAAAACATAAAAAAACTATGTACACTATACAAGCAAACCCCAGCGGTACCCGCAGTTTAGAAATATCCGAAGAAAATCTGGCTACTATTGAGAAATACGGCCTTTTCCGTCATCTTATTGACAGTAACGGCATTGTAGACGAGTCTGTTCTGGAGAAACTGAGACTGAATATCCGCTCCCTCATCGCATCACAAGAGGAGGACAGCAAAGATCTGCTCGACCTCTGCATCGACGTGATATACCACAACAACATGAAAGCCTTCGGATTACAACAGTTGATCAAGCTCTATCTGGAATGGCTTTCCAAGCAGGAACCCATAGAAGAGGAATCATGAAATGAAAACAATCGATACCTGTGGTCAAAAACTTTACAGTCCTCTCATCCCGGCAGTCAAAGCTATGTGCGAAACCGCGCCGGGTGAGAGGTTGGAAATTATTATGAATAACGCTGAGGCTTTCCAGGATTTGAAGGAATACCTCGCGGAACAGAGCATTGGTTTCCGAGAAATATACGACGAAGAACGGATGATCTTGCAGTTCAAGATGTAATAGTTAATCCGCAACTTTTTTCATAAAAGAAATTTCAATGCCCCTATACAAACACAGACGGGATACATTACAGTGATGTTTCCCGTCTTTTTTATTCGACTATACTTCAAGCTAATACATCAGAAACATGAAAACACTCTATTTTTTCCTTCCACTCCTGATAATAATTGTAGCCACCCCATTAAGCGCACAAGATATTCCCGAACGGCATCTTGTCAAGATGGACAAATTAGGATTTATAGCTTCTTTTTATCAGACTCCTACAGCAAGTACTCTGACTGAAGGAGAATCTACGTGTTATAGCTTTGAAAATATTATAAACGAAAAAGATCATCCTAATAAATTATATCAAATCACGGTGTGGGAATCCTCTAACCCGACTGACAGCACTTATGCCGAATACAAAGAAGAAGAACTGACAACTCTTAAACTTCATAGTCAAGGATTGCGACTCATAGAAAAGGATATCATGCAAGGAAGAATGATTCCATTCAATTGCTATGTACTGCAAAGTAAGACCGGAGAATACACTCATTTTTACATAGGATCGGGTAAGAACAAAGTTTACACACTAGAAGTTATATGCAAAAAAGATGAAAAATATAATGCTGACTTGATACAATTCATACGCAGTTTCCAGATAACTCTTTATAATAATCAGATCAAAAGCATCAGTACCGACAGCCTAAGCTATACCATGAACTTTCCCTTCACCCCTAAGATTCAAAAAACAGATTCTCCGGAAGCTGGAATCAAATATCATGTAGTAGTTTCTGGCGAAGCCCCAAAGAAATCCGAAACAGGATATATGGGAGAACTGGAGGTAATCTCTCAGGTAAGTGTATCTCCTATAGAGGTATATGAAATATCTGAAATATGTTACAATACAGACCAACTGCCAGAAGAAATATCTTCCGAACAAAAAGAGTATTTCTGGAGAGAATTGATGCACATGATTATCAATGCCACTTCCCAAGGTAAACTACTCAAAAAAGAAGAAATGAAATCCGGAAATCCCGAAGGCATAGCTTTTACTTACACCGGAATAAACGGGATTAATTACCGTACATTTCTTTGCCGTGCATTTTATATCAAACGCAAATTATATATTCTTCAGGTTCTACTTCGATACAGGGACGAAGCTAATCACCCGGATGTTATCAATTTTTTGGATTCCTTCCGCATAAAGTAAATAGTAGGCCCTATCGCATAAGCAAAGGCACTTCAAACCAAAATGTAGACCCTTTGTTTACCTCAGATTCCAACCCTACCTTGCCTCCCAGGCTTCGAATGATAGTTTGCGAAAGCGTCAGGCCTAAACCAGTTCCCGGCACTTCACGATCCAACTTCTTAAAGCTGGTAAATATTTCTTGTTGCTCTTCTTCCGGTATTCCAATCCCGGTGTCGGACACATAAAAATGAACGGTATCCGTTTCCTTCATGTGGCCACCAAAGCGTATTTCACCTGATTTGGTAAACTTAATCGCATTATGAATCAGGTTTGCCATTACCTGAATGATGCGCTGATGTTCAGAATACATGATAATAGGTTGCAAGGAGGCTTCACAGATCAAATCAACTGAAGGGTTATTGAACAGTTTCACTTTAAACATGCCTTCCAGTTCTCTCAACAAGTCAATTATAGTCTTTTACACGGTGGAAAACAAGCGTTTCCTGCAGGAGAAACAAGCGTTCCCATTAAGGGAAACGCGAGTTTCCATGAGGGGAAACTGCCGTTCCCCGCAGCGGAAACGGATCTAAATATAGGAGGGGTGCGGCTGAAAAAAGGGCTACACCATTTGCCCAAAAGGGTGTAACCATGTACCCCAAAGGGTGTAGCTATATGCCTAAAAGGGTGTAGCCCTACCGGATAAAAGGTTATTTTACCCGAAATATGAGCGTAAGTTTCCTCTGAAAAAGGTTTTATCCGCTACTTTCCGGTATATTCCGTTCGTTTCCGAAAAGTCTATTTGATTGAAAACGCACCTTAAACGGATATTTTGAATCTTTTATAAGAGCATCACTACGCAATATCCTTTTTATTTTCCACATACGCTTTCTATTTGCATTTTCCTAATAAGGATTCCTTGCATTCTTTTTCATCAAGCACCGCACGATGGGGAAATCTCAATCCAGACATCATTATCTCATATCTCTGCACAAAACGATAACTGACAAATAAATTCTACTAATGGAAGTAAATATGGAGAACAAACAGCAGATTTTAAAGCTACGCTATGTTTGGTGGAAGATAAGTTATCTGATGTACCAACTTATTTTTCTAAGTAGATATTCATTATTAGTTTGTACTATAAATGGGCATTTAGCGGTGTGAATTGATACGCGGATTACGCGGAATAGACAGACGAACACGAATCCTAATTTTTCATCCGCAGATGACTTGTACAGCATAGCACTTAACTCCGCGTTAGTCTGCTTTATCCGCGTAATCCGCGTATCAATTCACGCCCCTAAATTATCATTTAATTATGATACAGTACTTAATATAATAACACATAAAATGTAAAAATTGCACATTTTCTGGTTGAACCTCATTTTATGCGTATCTTTGCAGCATGAAAGAATATCGACTGACTGATTGGTTGCCCACAACCAAAAAAGAAGTGGAATTGCGCGGATGGAACGAACTGGACGTTATTCTGTTCAGCGGAGATGCTTATGTGGACCATCCTTCTTTCGGGGCTGCCGTCGTGGGACGCATCCTCGAAGCGGAAGGCTTGCGCATAGCGATTGTGCCTCAACCCAATTGGCGAGACGATTTACGTGACTTTAAAAAGTTGGGACGTCCCCGCCTATTCTTCGGTATCAGTGCCGGCTGCATGGACTCTATGGTCAATAAATATACGGCAAACAAGCGTCTTCGTAGTGATGATGCCTATACACCGGATGCCCGCCCGGATATGCGACCGGAATATCCGTCCATCGTTTATACCCAAGTCCTGAAAAAACTCTATCCCGACATTCCGGTTGTTTTGGGAGGCATTGAGGCAAGTATGCGCCGATTGACGCACTACGATTACTGGCAGGATAAAGTACGCAAAAGCATCCTCGTAGATAGTGGAGCCGACTTACTGATCTATGGAATGGGAGAAAAGCCACTTGTGGAACTGGCAAAAAGAATGCAGCAGCAGGCTGATACCGGCTTGCCCCTGCAATATGACATCTCACAAATAGCCTATCTTTGCAAGACAGCGGAATTTGTGCCGGAAGAAGGAGATATCCGCCTTTACTCTCACGAAGAGTGTCTGAAAGATAAGAAAAAACAAGCTGCCAACTTCCGCCATATTGAAGAAGAGAGCAATAAATATGCAGCCTCACGCATTACACAGGAAGTGGATGACCTGACTATCGTTGTCAATCCGCCTTATCCTCCGCTGACGGAAGCAGAACTTGACCACTCCTTCGACTTGCCCTATACTCGGTTGCCTCACCCCAAATACAAAGGCAAACGTATTCCGGCTTATGACATGATCAAGTTTTCCGTTAATATCCACCGCGGCTGCTTCGGTGGCTGTGCTTTCTGTACTATCTCGGCGCATCAGGGAAAATTCATTGTCAGCCGTAGTAAAGAGAGTATCTTGAAAGAGGTGAAAGCATTAATGGAACTCCCTGACTTTAAGGGATACCTGAGCGACCTTGGAGGCCCTTCGGCCAACATGTACCACATGAGGGGGAATGATGAAGCCCTTTGTAAGAAGTGCAAGCGTCCGTCATGTATTCATCCCAAAGTATGCCCGAATCTGAACAGTAGTCATCGCCCATTACTTGATATTTACCATGCTGTGGATGCACTGCCCGGCATCAAGAAGTCATTTATCGGAAGTGGTGTACGCTATGACTTGTTATTGCATCGGAGCAAAGATCCGGAAACCAATAAAAGCACTGCTGAATATACCCGTGAATTGATAGCCCGACACGTCAGTGGACGTCTGAAAGTAGCTCCAGAGCATACCAGCGAACGAGTGTTGAGCATCATGCGCAAACCCTCATTCAGCCTGTTCCAGGAATTCAAAAAGATATTCGACCGCATCAATCGCGAAGAAGGATTGCGGCAACAGCTCATCCCTTACTTCATCTCCAGCCATCCCGGCTGCCGGGAAGAAGATATGGCAGAACTGGCCGTCATTACCAAACGTCTTGACTTCCAACTGGAACAGGTACAAGACTTTACCCCTACCCCAATGACTGTGGCCACCGAAGCATGGTACACCGGCTTCCACCCTTATACTCTGGAACCTGTATTTAGTGCCAAAACTCCACGGGAAAAGTTAGCTCAACGTCAGTTCTTCTTCTGGTATAAACCGGAAGAACGGAAGAATATCATCAACGAATTGCGACGCATCGGACGGCAAGATTTGATTGACAAACTATATGTAAAACGATAAATACGAATCAGGCATGAAAAAATTCATCATTTTCCTTATTGTCTCCCTGAGTTGCACAAACTCACTCTTGCAAGCACAAGATCTTTTACCGCAAGAATTTAGTGTATCATTGGGAGGAGGACTGACCTTGCCGTATGTAGATGGAAATCGTAATGACTTCTTTAACAAAAACGGAAATCGTGCGGGATATAACCTAACGACTGAAGGACGCTATTACTTCATGCCGAATTTCGCTTTGGGACTTCAGTATGATTACCTGAGAATTGCTCATTCTCCGGATAAGATGCATTTACATTACATACATCCCAACATCACCTACCGTTACTTATGGAGTAATGGCAATCAAGGTGTTTTCCTTTCATTCGGTATCGGTTATATGAACTACGAGGAGCGTACATACCAGAGAAATACCAAGAAAGGATTTCTTTTCAATAGAGGATATTGCGGCCTGTCAATCGGCATGGGTTACGAATTCTATATTTCGAAAAAAATATCCGGAGTGTTTCGTGCCGATATTCTGACGGCAGACTGGTTTGCCAATCCGGATGCCCGACTTTACAATCCGGATGATTATGATGACGGAATAGATCACAGTTGGTTCAAGAACAATATTACGTTCTTCAATATAGGTTTCGCCATACAGTTCGGACGATAACAGAATCTCCCGCCAACACATAAGAAAAAAATCCCCTTCCACATCCATATAGTTTTATTAATAGAGAAACGTATGGGCAGGGAAGGGGGATCAACTACTTAATCAGTTTGTATAATTCGCTGCCAGCCAATAGGAAAGCACCGACACCATATACATCAGTAGCATCACGTCCTGCAGCCTTGGGAGCAGCCCCTACAGGTTGTATATATCCCAACTTACCATCTGTATGTACGGCTTTGACTAATGACTTCCAACCTTTTTCAAGCACAGGCTTATAAGTACGTTTTGCCAGGTATTCATTTCTGAGTCCCCACGCAATTCCATAGCACATAAAAGCAGAACAACTATTCTCAGGCATATCGTAAGAATCCGGATCCAGCAAGCTTGTGCGCCAGTCACCGCCCTCGCATTGGGTTTTACGTACAGCCTCAGCCATTTTCACAAACAGTTGAATATAGTAGTTACGCGAGTCACAATCTATTGGGAGATTATCTATAATCAAAGGAAGTCCGGCAAACACCCAACCGTTACCACGTCCCCAAAATTGTTTGGCTCCGTTCTTCTCACGCATAGGAATTCGCTTATTGTCCCTATAAAAAAGTGAATATTCTTCATCATACAATGAATCTACACATTCTTTATATTCACTATTCATATAATTCAAATAAACATCATCCCCTGTCATTGTATACAGAGCCGCATATACCGGCGGTGCCATGAACAATGCATCCGCCCAAGACCAGCGTTCCAAAGTTCCCACTGCATCCGTTTTCAACAAAGGGGCTTTCGAAGGATGAGTTGCCACATAATATGCCCGCTCCATCACCGGCTGCAACATCCGTTTATCTCCCAGTTTGCGGTACATTTCAATAAATGCCTGTCCCACACAAATATCGTCTGCATGATAAACACGATCCCACATATTCCAATTGTATTTCTCACCAATTTCACGTACAAAGTCATAACATGTCTCATTGCCGGAGACCTTCCCCCATTCGGTTATCCCCCGGTATAATGCACCGTTTGTCCAATCCAAGGGATGATGTTTCACCTCTTTTTGATGATTGATCTGCCATTTGGCTACTGCATCGCAGACTTTCATAATATCAGTTTTCTTCATGTCAGCTGAAAACTGCTGAGCATATAAACTACAACCTACTGAAAACAAAAACAGAACTAAAATTTTCTTCATGATTTTAAATAATTTATTATTCAACTTCAAGCGCCGGTACATTCTGATCGGCTCCCGGATATCCTAAATTCTGATTTATACGACCTCTGGAATTAGAAGCAATCGCATTCTCCGGTATAGGCCATAATATATGATAAGGCTTAATGGTATAAATATTGATGCCATTATGATTGATCTTTTCACGGAAGAAGTTATTATATCTCATCATTCGGTCATAGTAATAATTCTTCTCTGAAATATCGCTAAGTGAATACCCATTCAATCCCTTTTCTGCCATGATAAAAGCCACACGAGTCAATTCCGTCTTCCGAGGCTCTTCAAAAAACAATTCTCTAGCACGCTCATCCAGTATATATTCAATAGTTACTTGCTGAGAGTTCGTTAGCTCTTTTGCATTAGCACGCATCCGGATTTTATTAATATCATTCATGGCTGCATCCAGATTTCCTTTCCAATAATAAGCTTCAGCTCTCAGTAAATAGGTCTCAGCCAAACGGAATACATACCAATCTGTATATCCTCCCTGAGGAGTATCAGGTTTATTATCTTCAGGTACAAAAGTCTTGTAATGCATCATCGGACTCCAAGCATAGATAGTATCTACACAATACTTTTTTTGTAAAGGTTGACCATAATATTTAGATGCCGGATTATTATAGACCATATCCTCCATATTCAACCAATTCGGAGCTGTATGGCGATAATCTTCTTTGGAGTCCCAAATTTCATAGTTAAAATAATTAGTCGTCCTGATTCTACCGATTCCGCGTCCCACTTGTCCTATTTGGGGTTGCCCTGCCGCTTTATCCATTGTGCCACGTTTACCATCCGGATCATTGTTAGTATTTGCATTCCACCAGCAAGGTACAAGATCTCTCATCCGATAAGACCCGGTAGAGGTTCCCCCTTCCGTCAATCGTTTATCCTCAACCAGGAAGATGCCTTCCAGATTTTCAGAAGAATTGATATTCTCCCGATTAAAAAGATCACTTATTATATTATATTGAGCATCCGATATATTGACCCCGAATCTTTTTTCCATCAGTTTATGTTGACTATGATCTATGACAGCAGTAGTAGCAGCGACAGCTCCGTCAAAATCACAACATGCCAAACATATTTTAGCTAGCAGATGATTTCCTGCTGCCTTGGAAACAGCACCATGAGGAGCACTCTCCGGCAGATAGCGGGTGGCAAACATCATATCCTCTCGTAAACGTTTCAAAATACTACTACGTGTATGCGAATAGAAATCTAATTTAGGAGTTGTGACTTCTTTATCAATAAAGGGTACATCTCCAAACTGATTCACCAGTTTATAATACCAATAAGACCTATGAAAATACCCTTCAGCCAGAATTGTATTTTTATCATTTTCAGTTATCTCATCCGCAGCCTGTACACGAGATATTATTGTATTTGCTTTCTGAATAGCACTATAGCCTTTACTCCAGAAAGTACCAATCTGAGAATCTCCATAAGCACCCGGCTTTAGCTGAATTTCAAAGTTTTTTAAAGTTTGAGCAACGATATTGCCAGCTACAGCAACATCAGAAGTCATCAACTCTGTGCAGGCATAAGAATTATTGCCTATAAACTCCGGACGTATCATTGCACGACAAGACACCAAAGCGCCCTCTAATCCTTCTTTCGTCACATAGGTATTTTCAGGAGAATAGAATGACAAAGGTTCCGGCTTTAGCCAATCATTACAAGAAACCAAACATGCAGTACACAAAAATGCAGAGAATGCATAATGTACCTTCCTTAATATTATTTGTGTTTTCATATCTATACTTTTATAATGAGAAATTAATACCAAAAGTAAACGTACGCGGTGCCGGAGATAAGGATTCCGGATCCCAATAATTCCATCCTGTTATCAATAAAGGATTAGAAACGTTTATATAAACACGAGCATTAGAGACGCTCCATTTAGAAGATATCTTATTAGGTATTCTATAAGCTAACGAAACTTCTTGCAAACGTACATACGAACGGTTTTTATAAACATTGAATGACGGAGATTTTGTATTCGAACCTAAGCGTGCAAATTCATTGGTAGGATTCTCCGGAGTCCAATAATCATATTTATAAGCATTTACGCGGTCATAATAATAATCTGTTGGATGAGAATAATGACTATTAGAAGACTTATGTCCAAGATCTGAGCGAATAAAGAATTAAAAGTCCACGCATTTAAAGAACTCCATCGTATTACCAATACCGAATGAAAAACGAGGACGCTTATATCCTTGAAATACTTTATCATCTTCCGGAAGATATTCTCCGTCATTATTTACATCCCATATTTTAAAATCACCCGGCTCTTTACCATACTTGGCAGCATCTTCACGTTCATTCTCTTGCCATACTCCCAAAATTTTATAATCATAAATTTCATCTAAAGCATGTCCAATATACCATCCATTCTGAATATCATCATCTTCTCTCTGTCCTATTACATTTCCATCTTTATCCAGCACATCTACCATTTCACCATACAGATGGGCAATTTCATTCCGGTTAAGAGAAGCAATGAAAGAAGAAGACCATC
The nucleotide sequence above comes from Bacteroides intestinalis DSM 17393. Encoded proteins:
- a CDS encoding sulfurtransferase TusA family protein; translated protein: MKTIDTCGQKLYSPLIPAVKAMCETAPGERLEIIMNNAEAFQDLKEYLAEQSIGFREIYDEERMILQFKM
- a CDS encoding YgiQ family radical SAM protein translates to MKEYRLTDWLPTTKKEVELRGWNELDVILFSGDAYVDHPSFGAAVVGRILEAEGLRIAIVPQPNWRDDLRDFKKLGRPRLFFGISAGCMDSMVNKYTANKRLRSDDAYTPDARPDMRPEYPSIVYTQVLKKLYPDIPVVLGGIEASMRRLTHYDYWQDKVRKSILVDSGADLLIYGMGEKPLVELAKRMQQQADTGLPLQYDISQIAYLCKTAEFVPEEGDIRLYSHEECLKDKKKQAANFRHIEEESNKYAASRITQEVDDLTIVVNPPYPPLTEAELDHSFDLPYTRLPHPKYKGKRIPAYDMIKFSVNIHRGCFGGCAFCTISAHQGKFIVSRSKESILKEVKALMELPDFKGYLSDLGGPSANMYHMRGNDEALCKKCKRPSCIHPKVCPNLNSSHRPLLDIYHAVDALPGIKKSFIGSGVRYDLLLHRSKDPETNKSTAEYTRELIARHVSGRLKVAPEHTSERVLSIMRKPSFSLFQEFKKIFDRINREEGLRQQLIPYFISSHPGCREEDMAELAVITKRLDFQLEQVQDFTPTPMTVATEAWYTGFHPYTLEPVFSAKTPREKLAQRQFFFWYKPEERKNIINELRRIGRQDLIDKLYVKR
- a CDS encoding outer membrane beta-barrel protein — translated: MKKFIIFLIVSLSCTNSLLQAQDLLPQEFSVSLGGGLTLPYVDGNRNDFFNKNGNRAGYNLTTEGRYYFMPNFALGLQYDYLRIAHSPDKMHLHYIHPNITYRYLWSNGNQGVFLSFGIGYMNYEERTYQRNTKKGFLFNRGYCGLSIGMGYEFYISKKISGVFRADILTADWFANPDARLYNPDDYDDGIDHSWFKNNITFFNIGFAIQFGR
- a CDS encoding glycoside hydrolase family 88/105 protein encodes the protein MKKILVLFLFSVGCSLYAQQFSADMKKTDIMKVCDAVAKWQINHQKEVKHHPLDWTNGALYRGITEWGKVSGNETCYDFVREIGEKYNWNMWDRVYHADDICVGQAFIEMYRKLGDKRMLQPVMERAYYVATHPSKAPLLKTDAVGTLERWSWADALFMAPPVYAALYTMTGDDVYLNYMNSEYKECVDSLYDEEYSLFYRDNKRIPMREKNGAKQFWGRGNGWVFAGLPLIIDNLPIDCDSRNYYIQLFVKMAEAVRKTQCEGGDWRTSLLDPDSYDMPENSCSAFMCYGIAWGLRNEYLAKRTYKPVLEKGWKSLVKAVHTDGKLGYIQPVGAAPKAAGRDATDVYGVGAFLLAGSELYKLIK
- a CDS encoding RagB/SusD family nutrient uptake outer membrane protein, whose translation is MKTQIILRKVHYAFSAFLCTACLVSCNDWLKPEPLSFYSPENTYVTKEGLEGALVSCRAMIRPEFIGNNSYACTELMTSDVAVAGNIVAQTLKNFEIQLKPGAYGDSQIGTFWSKGYSAIQKANTIISRVQAADEITENDKNTILAEGYFHRSYWYYKLVNQFGDVPFIDKEVTTPKLDFYSHTRSSILKRLREDMMFATRYLPESAPHGAVSKAAGNHLLAKICLACCDFDGAVAATTAVIDHSQHKLMEKRFGVNISDAQYNIISDLFNRENINSSENLEGIFLVEDKRLTEGGTSTGSYRMRDLVPCWWNANTNNDPDGKRGTMDKAAGQPQIGQVGRGIGRIRTTNYFNYEIWDSKEDYRHTAPNWLNMEDMVYNNPASKYYGQPLQKKYCVDTIYAWSPMMHYKTFVPEDNKPDTPQGGYTDWYVFRLAETYLLRAEAYYWKGNLDAAMNDINKIRMRANAKELTNSQQVTIEYILDERARELFFEEPRKTELTRVAFIMAEKGLNGYSLSDISEKNYYYDRMMRYNNFFREKINHNGINIYTIKPYHILWPIPENAIASNSRGRINQNLGYPGADQNVPALEVE